A genomic region of Manihot esculenta cultivar AM560-2 chromosome 15, M.esculenta_v8, whole genome shotgun sequence contains the following coding sequences:
- the LOC110601082 gene encoding uncharacterized protein LOC110601082, whose translation MALYIDEVEVWKCPKHPSKKRRTGICHVCLRERLSSLCPDCANVRPCGCSAATTSSTSSSSSSSHFSSTAGIGTVGRVSSLIESEPSFRRSRSLAIPFLRSKPPVDHDCSVRKDNRKTASPFWSLFKSSSSSGNTSNRGDIERNNAVLLEQEDSNKKKNEEERKKMMRKSRSVAATVTAESRSVDVKSSKGKGWYFPSPIKAFKQSTSRGIMVQERSPLYRG comes from the coding sequence ATGGCGCTTTACATCGATGAGGTGGAGGTCTGGAAATGTCCAAAACACCCTTCGAAGAAACGCCGTACAGGTATCTGTCACGTATGCCTCCGTGAGCGACTCTCATCCCTCTGCCCGGACTGTGCTAACGTGCGCCCATGTGGTTGTTCCGCCGCCACCACGTCTTCCACcagctcttcttcttcctcatctCACTTCTCATCCACCGCAGGAATCGGAACTGTCGGCCGAGTGTCAAGTCTGATAGAGAGTGAGCCTTCCTTTCGCCGTTCGAGGTCACTCGCAATTCCATTTCTACGGTCAAAGCCGCCGGTTGACCATGATTGCTCTGTCCGCAAAGATAATAGAAAAACGGCTTCGCCGTTTTGGTCGCTGTTCAAGAGTAGTAGTAGTAGCGGTAACACGAGTAACAGAGGCGATATAGAGCGAAACAACGCTGTTTTATTAGAACAGGAAGATTCAaacaagaagaagaatgaggaggaaagaaagaagatgaTGCGAAAATCGAGGTCAGTGGCGGCAACTGTGACGGCAGAATCCCGTAGTGTTGACGTAAAATCATCAAAAGGGAAGGGCTGGTACTTCCCGAGTCCGATCAAGGCTTTCAAGCAATCTACCTCAAGGGGAATAATGGTACAAGAAAGGTCGCCTTTGTACAGAGGTTGA